One genomic region from Listeria monocytogenes encodes:
- a CDS encoding deoxyguanosinetriphosphate triphosphohydrolase — MKWDKLLNDKRRRESGVTRSKNTDVRSAFENDFQRIVMSASFRRLQDKTQVFPLEKSDFVRTRLTHSMEVSTIAKSMGNMVTHTIQEENLDQDFTKDHAEKIPEILACAGLLHDMGNPPFGHFGEESIREWFRDNLATITYKNKSLAEILTPQMKEDFYYFEGNAQVLRVVSKLHYLFDQYGLNLTFATLNAVIKYPVSSLKVNKKQIKSKKLGYFYADESLFNEITTATEALDNRHPLTYLLEVADDIAYLNADLEDGVKKGIVNITQILKGFEEVEEHNKVTAACYNELKKKSERYEGQEESFIVQQWLASNVRGQLINRSLEVFYENYDAIMAGTFNDSLIDASSAEQLVQILQSLSFTYIYQDKGIVESEIAGNEIISKLLETFIPAVIYYDSETPERQTAKDKRLLTLISDNYLGCYRKNAEGESETMKLYLRLLLVTDFICGMTDSYAKDLYQRLNGLS; from the coding sequence ATGAAATGGGATAAACTATTAAATGATAAACGTCGCCGCGAATCTGGTGTCACTCGCTCGAAAAACACCGACGTACGTAGCGCTTTCGAAAATGATTTTCAGCGTATCGTTATGAGTGCATCGTTTCGCCGTTTACAAGATAAAACCCAAGTATTCCCACTAGAAAAAAGCGATTTTGTTCGTACACGACTAACCCATTCAATGGAAGTAAGTACGATTGCAAAATCAATGGGGAACATGGTTACACACACGATCCAAGAAGAAAACTTAGACCAAGATTTCACAAAAGATCATGCGGAAAAAATTCCGGAAATCCTTGCTTGTGCAGGACTTTTACATGATATGGGGAATCCGCCGTTCGGTCATTTTGGTGAGGAAAGTATCCGTGAGTGGTTCCGCGATAATTTAGCAACAATCACTTACAAAAATAAAAGCCTTGCAGAAATCCTAACACCGCAAATGAAAGAAGACTTTTATTACTTTGAAGGTAACGCGCAAGTGCTTCGTGTAGTTTCCAAACTGCATTATCTTTTCGACCAGTACGGATTAAACCTAACATTTGCCACTTTAAATGCGGTTATCAAATACCCAGTTTCTTCTTTAAAAGTAAATAAAAAACAAATCAAAAGTAAAAAACTAGGCTATTTTTACGCCGATGAATCTCTTTTTAATGAAATAACAACTGCAACAGAAGCACTTGATAACCGTCATCCGCTCACTTATTTACTAGAAGTGGCAGACGATATCGCGTACCTAAATGCCGACCTAGAAGACGGTGTGAAAAAAGGCATCGTCAACATCACGCAAATCTTAAAAGGTTTTGAAGAAGTAGAAGAGCACAATAAAGTCACTGCCGCGTGCTATAACGAACTCAAGAAAAAAAGCGAGCGTTACGAAGGACAAGAAGAAAGTTTCATCGTACAACAATGGCTAGCATCGAATGTCCGCGGCCAACTAATCAATCGCTCACTCGAAGTGTTTTACGAGAACTACGACGCCATCATGGCAGGCACATTCAACGACTCGCTCATCGATGCTTCAAGCGCCGAACAACTCGTACAAATTTTACAAAGCCTATCATTCACGTACATTTACCAAGATAAAGGCATTGTTGAATCCGAAATCGCCGGCAACGAAATCATCTCCAAATTGCTCGAAACGTTCATCCCAGCTGTCATCTACTACGACAGCGAAACCCCAGAACGCCAAACAGCCAAAGATAAACGCCTACTAACCTTGATTTCCGACAACTACCTAGGCTGTTACCGCAAAAACGCAGAAGGCGAAAGCGAAACAATGAAACTTTACTTGCGATTACTTCTCGTAACAGACTTCATTTGCGGCATGACCGACAGCTACGCGAAAGATTTATATCAACGTTTGAATGGACTTAGTTAA
- the tkt gene encoding transketolase, whose protein sequence is MKKTLDRQAVDTIRSLSIDMIEKANSGHPGMPMGAAPMAYMLFAKHLVFNPANPEWFNRDRFVLSAGHGSALLYSMLHLFGYDVKMEDLKQFRQLDSLTPGHPEFGWTAGVDATSGPLGQGIGMAAGMALAESHLAAEYNQPNYPIVDHYTYAICGDGDLMEGVASETASLAGHLGLGKLIVLYDSNDICLDGDLSATFSENAADRFRAYGWQVLRVEDGNNLAAIQEKIVQAKLETSKPTLIEVKTVIGYGAPTKAGSSASHGAPLGEKEANGAKEHYEWAEEPFTVPAEVRDYLRNYKARGEKLEGAWNTMLANYKKEFPELARQLDRVLAGEVAADWNANLPTFEAGTNVATRSASGKMINAIAAELPELFGGSADLGCSNKTFIDASPAYSIQDPAGKNIWFGVREFAMGAMLNGMALHSGLRVFGSTFFVFSDYVRPAMRMAALMQLPVTYVFTHDSIAVGEDGPTHEPIEQLASLRAMPGLTVIRPADAKETRAAWEIAATNTNGPIALVLSRQDLPVLENDQEEVDAGIEKGAYIVAPANSSKPDAIIIATGSEVSLAIEAKAELAKKDIDVSVVSLSSWERFEKTTDAYKESILPKEVTARFAIEAGATFGWKEFIGSEGDMLGIDHFGASAPAKDLFNAYGFTPENVADRVEAVIAKAGVRV, encoded by the coding sequence TTGAAAAAAACATTAGATAGACAAGCAGTAGATACGATTCGTTCGTTATCAATTGATATGATTGAGAAAGCAAATTCAGGACACCCGGGAATGCCGATGGGAGCAGCACCAATGGCGTATATGCTATTTGCGAAACATTTAGTATTTAACCCAGCCAACCCAGAATGGTTTAACCGCGACCGATTTGTCTTATCAGCAGGGCACGGGTCCGCGCTACTTTATAGCATGCTTCATTTATTTGGTTATGATGTGAAAATGGAGGACTTAAAACAGTTCCGTCAGTTAGATAGTTTGACACCAGGACATCCTGAATTCGGATGGACTGCAGGAGTTGATGCAACGAGTGGACCGCTTGGACAAGGGATTGGTATGGCAGCTGGAATGGCACTTGCAGAGTCTCATTTGGCGGCGGAATATAACCAACCAAACTACCCAATTGTCGACCATTACACGTATGCGATTTGCGGTGATGGCGATTTGATGGAAGGTGTGGCATCAGAAACAGCCTCACTTGCAGGACATTTAGGACTTGGAAAATTAATCGTACTATACGATTCAAACGATATTTGTTTAGATGGTGATTTAAGTGCAACATTCAGTGAAAATGCAGCAGACCGTTTCCGTGCATACGGATGGCAAGTTTTGCGCGTAGAAGATGGCAACAACTTAGCAGCTATTCAAGAAAAAATTGTTCAAGCTAAATTAGAAACATCAAAACCAACACTAATCGAAGTGAAAACAGTCATTGGTTACGGTGCGCCAACAAAAGCAGGTAGCTCCGCAAGTCACGGTGCTCCGCTTGGTGAAAAAGAAGCTAATGGCGCGAAAGAACATTATGAATGGGCAGAAGAGCCTTTCACAGTACCGGCTGAAGTTCGTGATTATTTAAGAAATTACAAAGCGCGCGGAGAAAAACTAGAAGGCGCTTGGAACACGATGCTTGCTAATTACAAAAAAGAATTCCCAGAACTTGCGAGACAATTAGATCGAGTGCTAGCGGGAGAAGTAGCAGCTGATTGGAATGCTAATTTGCCAACTTTTGAAGCAGGCACAAATGTCGCAACGCGCTCTGCTTCTGGAAAAATGATCAACGCGATTGCAGCCGAATTACCGGAACTTTTCGGTGGGTCTGCTGACTTAGGTTGCTCGAATAAAACATTTATTGATGCGAGCCCAGCGTATAGCATTCAAGACCCAGCTGGTAAAAATATTTGGTTCGGCGTGCGCGAGTTTGCGATGGGAGCAATGTTAAACGGAATGGCACTTCATAGCGGCTTACGAGTATTTGGCTCGACTTTCTTCGTCTTCTCAGACTATGTCCGCCCAGCAATGCGGATGGCTGCTTTAATGCAACTTCCAGTAACATATGTATTCACGCATGACAGTATCGCTGTTGGTGAAGACGGCCCGACACATGAACCAATCGAACAATTAGCCTCGCTTCGTGCCATGCCAGGTCTAACCGTTATCCGACCAGCTGATGCCAAAGAAACGCGCGCTGCTTGGGAAATCGCTGCAACTAACACAAACGGCCCGATCGCACTTGTATTATCACGTCAAGACTTACCGGTACTCGAAAACGACCAAGAAGAAGTAGATGCAGGGATCGAAAAAGGTGCATATATCGTAGCTCCAGCAAATAGTTCCAAACCAGACGCAATCATTATCGCAACAGGGTCCGAAGTGTCCCTGGCAATCGAAGCGAAAGCCGAACTCGCGAAAAAAGATATCGACGTTTCCGTTGTCAGTTTATCCAGCTGGGAACGCTTCGAAAAAACAACCGATGCGTATAAAGAAAGTATTTTACCAAAAGAAGTCACAGCGAGATTTGCGATTGAAGCCGGAGCAACATTTGGTTGGAAAGAATTCATTGGATCAGAAGGTGACATGCTAGGAATTGATCATTTTGGCGCATCTGCTCCAGCGAAAGATTTGTTTAACGCTTACGGCTTCACTCCTGAAAATGTGGCGGATCGCGTCGAAGCTGTAATTGCGAAAGCCGGTGTGCGCGTATGA
- the rpsG gene encoding 30S ribosomal protein S7, whose translation MPRKGPVAKRDVLPDPIYNSKLVTRLINKMMVDGKRGKSQAILYSAFDIIAQETGKDPMEVFEQAMKNIMPLLEVKARRVGGANYQVPIEVRADRRSTLGLRWLVNYARLRGEKTMEVRVAREIMDAANNTGASVKKREDTHKMADANRAFAHYRW comes from the coding sequence ATGCCTCGTAAAGGTCCTGTTGCTAAACGTGACGTGTTACCAGATCCGATTTATAATTCGAAACTAGTAACTCGTTTAATTAATAAAATGATGGTTGACGGAAAACGTGGAAAGTCTCAAGCTATCCTATATTCCGCATTCGATATCATTGCACAAGAAACTGGTAAAGATCCGATGGAAGTATTTGAACAAGCTATGAAGAACATTATGCCTCTTCTTGAAGTTAAAGCTCGCCGTGTAGGTGGTGCTAACTATCAAGTACCTATCGAAGTACGTGCTGACCGTCGTTCTACTCTTGGTCTTCGTTGGTTAGTAAATTATGCTCGCCTTCGTGGAGAGAAAACAATGGAAGTACGTGTTGCTCGCGAAATCATGGATGCTGCCAATAATACTGGTGCTTCTGTTAAGAAACGCGAAGATACACACAAAATGGCTGATGCTAACAGAGCGTTCGCTCACTATCGTTGGTAA
- a CDS encoding BglG family transcription antiterminator produces the protein MVQFDARNMALLESLVVANVYLAPEKLQEELGISKRTLQYDVEKINKELDNIGLDGIQSVRGQGYYLLEEEKTTIKEILENREASHKVFSASERRIRILFFLLVTDARVIIDTINECNEVSRNTSLQDIKQLKLALKQFNLELAYDRKNGNMVLGDERSIRQFFIHYCMNNEEIATADQLLDLMKINPMIKNQELFPKLDMIFEILAVTEKKIGIRYTDEVIERIGIMIFFFKERMKRNCYLNEKEEHEVESFGIAQEIYQQLQQSENFKINHAEITYLGKLLLGASRLNDDAAAEGKLDLIVEKIIAEFERLACVNFEDHRNLKKDLLLHLQPAYYRLKFQIEWINPLRTDIKQSYSDVYEITKKSLEPLEDLLGEAIPEDEIAYVTILFGGYLSRKNNTLVERKKLLIVCSKGVGTSRMIERQLSQLLGERVEILEPISIREFEKGLYAPDFIVSTLPIMEPKAPVFIVSPILTEAQKQQLMKAIAPHVLQKDSDARMLSSVLDVVDQYAKVEDREKLAAKLKSVLFQVQSDSQLEKSPTLEELLPKERITFKESVADWREAILVASKSLQQEGYISRNYQHAMIENIEKLGPYIVIAPGIALPHASVDDGAYRVGMSLLRLNQPVSFSSKAKDQVKLIIVLASIDSYTHINALSQLTNLIMKHHLLEQIEQATSAAEIAAMLTIK, from the coding sequence TTGGTACAATTTGATGCTCGAAATATGGCGTTGCTCGAATCGCTCGTTGTAGCGAATGTATATCTTGCACCTGAGAAATTACAAGAAGAACTAGGAATTTCCAAACGAACACTTCAATATGATGTGGAAAAAATTAATAAAGAATTAGATAATATAGGACTTGATGGTATTCAATCCGTTCGTGGACAAGGGTATTATTTATTAGAAGAAGAAAAAACGACAATTAAAGAGATCCTTGAAAATAGGGAAGCGAGCCACAAAGTTTTTTCAGCTAGTGAACGCCGCATCCGTATTTTATTTTTTCTGCTCGTAACAGATGCGCGAGTAATTATCGATACGATTAATGAATGCAATGAAGTCAGTCGTAATACCAGTTTACAGGATATTAAACAATTAAAATTAGCGCTAAAACAGTTTAATTTAGAGCTCGCTTATGATCGTAAAAATGGGAATATGGTTCTGGGTGATGAGCGGAGTATACGCCAATTTTTTATTCATTATTGTATGAATAACGAAGAAATCGCAACCGCGGACCAGTTGCTCGATTTAATGAAAATTAATCCGATGATAAAAAATCAGGAGTTATTTCCCAAATTAGATATGATTTTCGAAATTTTAGCAGTCACAGAGAAAAAAATCGGTATTCGTTACACAGATGAAGTTATTGAGCGTATTGGTATTATGATTTTCTTCTTTAAGGAACGAATGAAACGCAATTGTTATTTAAATGAGAAAGAAGAACATGAAGTAGAATCATTTGGTATTGCGCAGGAAATTTATCAGCAATTGCAGCAAAGCGAGAATTTTAAAATTAATCATGCGGAAATCACTTATTTAGGTAAACTTTTGCTTGGTGCGAGTCGTTTGAATGATGATGCGGCTGCTGAAGGAAAACTAGATCTAATCGTTGAAAAAATCATTGCTGAATTTGAACGCCTTGCTTGTGTGAATTTTGAAGACCATCGCAATTTGAAAAAAGATTTATTACTCCATTTACAACCAGCATACTACCGTCTTAAATTCCAAATTGAGTGGATTAACCCGCTGCGTACAGACATTAAACAAAGTTACAGTGATGTGTACGAGATTACGAAAAAATCACTCGAACCGCTAGAAGATTTGCTTGGTGAAGCAATACCAGAGGATGAAATAGCGTACGTAACAATCTTGTTCGGCGGCTATCTTTCACGCAAAAACAATACTTTAGTTGAACGAAAAAAGCTCTTAATCGTTTGCTCCAAAGGCGTCGGAACGTCGCGGATGATTGAACGGCAATTATCGCAATTACTTGGTGAACGAGTAGAGATATTAGAACCAATTTCCATCCGTGAGTTTGAAAAAGGGTTATACGCGCCAGACTTTATTGTGTCAACTTTGCCAATTATGGAACCGAAAGCACCAGTTTTCATTGTGAGTCCGATTTTGACCGAGGCGCAGAAACAACAACTGATGAAGGCGATTGCCCCGCACGTTTTGCAAAAAGACTCGGATGCGCGCATGTTGTCTTCTGTGCTTGATGTGGTGGATCAATACGCCAAAGTGGAAGACCGCGAAAAATTGGCGGCCAAGCTGAAGTCGGTATTGTTCCAAGTGCAATCAGACAGCCAACTAGAAAAATCTCCAACACTCGAAGAACTTTTACCGAAAGAACGAATTACTTTTAAAGAAAGTGTGGCGGACTGGCGTGAAGCTATCCTAGTTGCCTCGAAATCGCTGCAACAAGAAGGCTACATCTCGAGAAATTATCAGCATGCGATGATTGAAAATATTGAGAAACTCGGGCCATACATTGTTATTGCACCAGGGATTGCACTTCCCCATGCTTCTGTGGATGACGGCGCATATCGAGTCGGAATGAGCTTACTGCGCTTAAATCAGCCAGTATCATTTTCAAGTAAAGCGAAGGATCAGGTTAAATTAATTATTGTGCTCGCTTCCATTGACTCCTACACACATATTAATGCACTTAGCCAACTCACTAATTTAATCATGAAACATCACTTGCTAGAGCAGATTGAACAAGCGACATCAGCCGCGGAAATTGCCGCAATGTTAACCATAAAATAA
- the fusA gene encoding elongation factor G, which produces MAREFSLEKTRNIGIMAHIDAGKTTTTERILFYTGRIHKIGETHEGASQMDWMEQEQERGITITSAATTAQWKGYRVNIIDTPGHVDFTVEVERSLRVLDGAVAVLDAQSGVEPQTETVWRQATTYGVPRVVFVNKMDKIGADFLYSVGTLHERLAANAHPIQLPIGAEDTFEGIIDLIEMNALYYEDDLGNDPHIKEIPADLKDLADEYRGKLVEAVAELDEELMMKYLEGEEITKEELKAGIRKGTLNVEFYPVVCGTAFKNKGVQPMLDAVLDYLPAPTDVPAINGVLPDGEEAARHADDSEPFSSLAFKVMTDPYVGRLTFFRVYSGTLNSGSYVQNSTKGKRERVGRILQMHANHREEISIVYAGDIAAAVGLKDTTTGDTLCDEKEQIILESMEFPEPVIQVAIEPKSKADQDKMGQALAKLAEEDPTFRAETDQETGQTLISGMGELHLDILVDRMRREFRVEANVGDPQVSYRETFRKSAQVEGKFVRQSGGRGQYGHVWIEFGPNEEGKGFEFENAIVGGVVPREYIPAVQAGLEGALDNGVLAGYPLIDIKAKLYDGSYHDVDSNEMAFKVAASMALRNAAKKCDPVILEPMMAVEVVIPEEYLGDIMGNITSRRGRVDGMEARGNAQVVRAFVPLANMFGYATHLRSGTQGRGVYTMQFDHYEEVPKSIAEEIIKANGGNNKED; this is translated from the coding sequence ATGGCTAGAGAGTTCTCCTTAGAAAAGACTCGTAATATTGGTATCATGGCCCACATTGATGCGGGTAAAACTACCACTACTGAACGTATCCTTTTCTATACAGGGCGTATTCACAAAATTGGTGAAACCCATGAAGGTGCTTCTCAAATGGACTGGATGGAGCAAGAGCAAGAACGTGGTATTACTATCACTTCTGCTGCGACAACAGCTCAATGGAAAGGCTACCGAGTAAACATTATCGATACACCAGGACACGTAGACTTCACAGTTGAAGTTGAACGTTCGCTTCGTGTACTTGATGGTGCTGTTGCGGTTCTAGATGCACAATCTGGTGTAGAACCACAAACAGAAACAGTTTGGCGTCAAGCTACTACTTACGGGGTTCCTCGTGTAGTATTCGTCAACAAAATGGACAAAATCGGCGCAGACTTCCTATATTCTGTAGGTACTTTGCATGAACGTTTGGCTGCCAACGCGCACCCAATCCAACTCCCAATCGGGGCCGAAGATACATTTGAAGGTATCATTGACTTAATCGAAATGAACGCGTTGTATTACGAAGATGATTTAGGAAATGATCCTCATATTAAAGAAATTCCAGCTGATCTGAAAGACTTAGCAGACGAATACCGCGGTAAATTAGTGGAAGCAGTTGCTGAACTTGACGAAGAGCTAATGATGAAATACCTAGAAGGCGAAGAAATTACAAAAGAAGAACTTAAAGCTGGTATCCGTAAAGGAACACTTAACGTTGAGTTCTATCCTGTAGTTTGTGGTACAGCATTCAAAAACAAAGGTGTTCAACCAATGTTAGATGCAGTACTTGATTACCTTCCAGCACCAACAGATGTTCCAGCTATTAACGGCGTATTGCCTGATGGAGAAGAAGCTGCTCGTCACGCTGATGATTCAGAACCATTCTCTTCCCTAGCATTCAAAGTTATGACTGACCCTTATGTTGGACGCTTAACTTTCTTCCGTGTTTATTCCGGTACTTTGAATTCCGGTTCATATGTACAAAACTCGACTAAAGGTAAACGTGAACGTGTTGGACGTATCCTTCAAATGCACGCTAATCACCGTGAAGAGATTTCGATCGTATACGCTGGTGACATCGCTGCTGCCGTAGGACTTAAAGATACAACTACTGGGGACACTTTATGTGATGAAAAAGAACAAATTATCTTAGAATCCATGGAATTCCCAGAACCAGTTATCCAAGTCGCTATCGAACCTAAATCGAAAGCTGACCAAGATAAAATGGGGCAAGCTCTTGCGAAACTAGCGGAAGAAGATCCAACTTTCCGTGCTGAAACTGACCAAGAAACTGGCCAAACTCTTATCTCCGGTATGGGTGAACTTCACCTTGACATCCTTGTTGACCGTATGAGACGTGAATTCCGCGTTGAAGCTAACGTTGGTGATCCACAAGTTTCTTATCGTGAAACATTCCGTAAATCTGCTCAAGTTGAAGGTAAATTCGTACGTCAATCCGGTGGACGTGGACAATATGGTCACGTTTGGATTGAATTCGGACCAAACGAAGAAGGTAAAGGATTTGAATTTGAAAATGCAATCGTTGGTGGGGTTGTTCCACGTGAATACATCCCAGCTGTACAAGCAGGTCTTGAAGGCGCACTAGATAATGGTGTACTTGCAGGCTACCCACTGATTGACATCAAAGCAAAACTTTACGACGGATCTTACCATGACGTCGATTCCAATGAAATGGCCTTCAAAGTGGCTGCTTCAATGGCATTACGTAATGCTGCTAAGAAATGTGATCCTGTAATCCTTGAGCCTATGATGGCTGTAGAGGTTGTTATCCCAGAAGAATACCTTGGTGATATCATGGGTAACATTACTTCCCGTCGTGGTCGTGTAGATGGTATGGAAGCTCGCGGTAACGCTCAAGTTGTTCGCGCATTTGTACCACTTGCAAACATGTTTGGTTATGCAACTCACCTTCGTTCAGGTACGCAAGGTCGTGGTGTATACACTATGCAATTTGACCACTATGAAGAAGTTCCTAAATCTATTGCTGAAGAAATCATTAAAGCTAATGGTGGAAACAACAAAGAAGATTAA
- the tuf gene encoding elongation factor Tu, translated as MAKEKFDRSKPHVNIGTIGHVDHGKTTLTAAITTVLAKKGYADAQAYDQIDGAPEERERGITISTAHVEYQTDSRHYAHVDCPGHADYVKNMITGAAQMDGAILVVSAADGPMPQTREHILLSRQVGVPYIVVFMNKCDMVDDEELLELVEMEIRDLLTEYEFPGDDIPVIKGSALKALQGEADWEAKIDELMEAVDSYIPTPERDTDKPFMMPVEDVFSITGRGTVATGRVERGQVKVGDEVEVIGIEEESKKVVVTGVEMFRKLLDYAEAGDNIGALLRGVAREDIQRGQVLAKPGSITPHTNFKAETYVLTKEEGGRHTPFFNNYRPQFYFRTTDVTGIVTLPEGTEMVMPGDNIELAVELIAPIAIEDGTKFSIREGGRTVGAGVVSNISK; from the coding sequence ATGGCAAAAGAAAAATTTGACCGCTCTAAACCCCATGTTAACATTGGTACTATTGGACACGTTGACCATGGTAAAACAACTTTAACTGCTGCAATTACAACTGTACTTGCTAAAAAAGGCTATGCTGATGCACAAGCTTATGACCAAATTGATGGTGCTCCAGAAGAAAGAGAACGTGGAATCACAATCTCTACTGCTCACGTTGAGTACCAAACTGACAGCCGTCACTATGCACACGTTGACTGCCCAGGACATGCCGATTACGTTAAAAACATGATCACTGGTGCTGCACAAATGGACGGAGCTATCTTAGTAGTATCTGCTGCTGATGGCCCAATGCCACAAACTCGTGAACATATCTTACTTTCACGTCAAGTTGGTGTTCCATACATCGTTGTATTCATGAACAAATGTGACATGGTTGACGATGAAGAATTACTAGAATTAGTTGAAATGGAAATTCGTGATCTATTAACTGAATATGAATTCCCTGGCGATGACATTCCTGTAATCAAAGGTTCAGCTCTTAAAGCACTTCAAGGTGAAGCTGACTGGGAAGCTAAAATTGACGAGTTAATGGAAGCTGTAGATTCTTACATTCCAACTCCAGAACGTGATACTGACAAACCATTCATGATGCCAGTTGAGGATGTATTCTCAATCACTGGTCGTGGAACAGTTGCAACTGGACGTGTTGAACGTGGACAAGTTAAAGTTGGTGACGAAGTAGAAGTTATCGGTATCGAAGAAGAAAGCAAAAAAGTAGTAGTAACTGGAGTAGAAATGTTCCGTAAATTACTAGACTACGCTGAAGCTGGCGACAACATTGGCGCACTTCTACGTGGTGTTGCTCGTGAAGATATCCAACGTGGTCAAGTATTAGCTAAACCAGGTTCGATTACTCCACACACTAACTTCAAAGCTGAAACTTATGTTTTAACTAAAGAAGAAGGTGGACGTCACACTCCATTCTTCAACAACTACCGCCCACAATTCTATTTCCGTACTACTGACGTAACTGGTATTGTTACACTTCCAGAAGGTACTGAAATGGTAATGCCTGGTGATAACATTGAGCTTGCAGTTGAACTAATTGCACCAATCGCTATCGAAGACGGTACTAAATTCTCTATCCGTGAAGGCGGACGTACAGTAGGCGCTGGCGTTGTTTCTAACATCAGCAAATAA
- the rpsL gene encoding 30S ribosomal protein S12, whose product MPTINQLVRKPRQSKIKKSTSPALNKGLNSFKRELTDVNSPQKRGVCTRVGTMTPKKPNSALRKYARVRLSNGIEVTAYIPGIGHNLQEHSVVLIRGGRVKDLPGVRYHIVRGALDTAGVENRGQSRSKYGTKKPKK is encoded by the coding sequence ATGCCTACAATTAACCAATTAGTACGCAAACCTCGTCAATCTAAAATTAAAAAATCTACATCACCTGCTTTGAACAAGGGCCTAAACAGTTTTAAAAGAGAATTAACAGACGTTAACTCTCCTCAAAAACGTGGCGTATGTACTCGTGTTGGTACCATGACTCCTAAAAAACCTAACTCGGCGCTTCGTAAATATGCCCGTGTACGTTTGAGTAATGGTATTGAAGTAACAGCTTACATTCCTGGTATTGGTCACAACTTACAAGAACATAGTGTTGTTCTTATTCGTGGTGGACGTGTAAAAGATTTACCAGGGGTACGTTATCATATCGTTCGTGGAGCGCTTGATACAGCTGGTGTTGAAAATAGAGGACAAAGCCGTTCTAAATACGGTACGAAAAAACCTAAAAAATAA
- the rpe gene encoding ribulose-phosphate 3-epimerase, with product MTFVAPSLLAADYMNMANSIKEAEDAGADYLHIDVMDGHFVPNLTFGIDMVEQIGKTATIPLDVHLMLSNPENYIEKFAAAGAHIISVHIEAAPHIHRVIQQIKAAGCKAGVVLNPGTPASVLDAVLADVDLVLQMTVNPGFGGQAFIDSTIKNMRYLDNWRRKNHGSYVIEVDGGVNAETAEKCKQAGVDILVAGSYFFGATDKAACIQGLKK from the coding sequence ATGACATTCGTAGCGCCATCTTTACTTGCAGCTGATTATATGAATATGGCAAACTCCATTAAAGAAGCAGAAGATGCCGGAGCTGACTACCTTCATATCGATGTCATGGACGGACATTTTGTGCCGAATCTGACGTTTGGAATTGATATGGTGGAACAAATTGGCAAAACAGCAACTATTCCACTGGATGTCCACTTAATGCTCTCGAACCCAGAAAACTATATTGAAAAATTTGCCGCAGCTGGTGCACACATTATTTCCGTGCACATCGAAGCCGCACCGCACATCCACCGCGTCATTCAACAAATTAAAGCAGCGGGTTGTAAAGCGGGAGTCGTGCTTAATCCAGGAACTCCGGCGAGCGTGCTGGATGCCGTTTTAGCAGATGTAGATTTAGTTTTACAAATGACCGTAAATCCAGGTTTTGGTGGACAAGCTTTCATTGATTCTACCATCAAAAATATGCGCTATCTAGATAATTGGCGCCGAAAAAATCACGGTAGCTATGTTATCGAAGTAGACGGTGGCGTAAATGCCGAAACAGCAGAAAAATGTAAGCAAGCGGGCGTAGATATCCTCGTTGCTGGATCATATTTCTTTGGAGCAACAGATAAAGCAGCATGCATCCAAGGCTTAAAAAAATAA
- a CDS encoding GNAT family N-acetyltransferase, which translates to MTQLTFRNGTEQDTKLILRFITELATHEGIEKDVVATESGLHKALFQEKSAEVIIAEYEDAPVGFALFFHNFSTLLGKKGLYLEDLYIIPEMRGKGFGTQFFSYLSKLALARDCGRFEWWCLNENKSGMDFYEKIGAEKMSEWTVHRLTKAEMEKLSNL; encoded by the coding sequence ATGACACAACTAACATTTCGAAACGGTACAGAACAAGATACGAAGTTAATTCTTCGTTTTATTACAGAACTTGCAACGCATGAAGGGATTGAAAAAGATGTAGTAGCAACAGAATCTGGCTTACACAAAGCCCTTTTTCAAGAAAAATCAGCTGAAGTAATTATTGCTGAATACGAAGACGCGCCAGTTGGTTTCGCACTCTTTTTCCATAATTTTTCCACATTACTTGGCAAAAAAGGCTTATACCTAGAAGACCTGTACATCATTCCAGAAATGCGAGGTAAAGGCTTTGGAACACAGTTTTTCAGTTATTTATCCAAACTTGCCCTAGCACGAGATTGCGGTAGATTTGAGTGGTGGTGCCTAAATGAAAATAAATCAGGCATGGATTTTTACGAAAAAATTGGCGCAGAGAAAATGTCAGAATGGACCGTACATAGGCTCACTAAAGCCGAAATGGAAAAACTAAGCAACCTATAA